A stretch of Desulfurivibrio alkaliphilus AHT 2 DNA encodes these proteins:
- a CDS encoding ComEA family DNA-binding protein codes for MLKKIVLTLCLFLFTVGSAFAALNINTADQEQLQSLPGIGPVTAAAIIEYRENNGEFASIEELVQVRGIGSRTLESLRDNITVED; via the coding sequence ATGCTGAAGAAAATTGTCCTTACGCTTTGTCTGTTTTTGTTCACCGTGGGGTCCGCTTTTGCGGCCCTGAATATCAACACCGCCGACCAGGAGCAGTTGCAGAGCCTGCCCGGCATTGGGCCGGTGACGGCGGCGGCCATCATCGAATACCGGGAAAACAACGGCGAATTTGCCAGCATTGAGGAGTTGGTGCAGGTGCGGGGCATCGGCTCGCGCACCCTGGAGAGCCTGCGCGACAACATCACCGTGGAAGATTAA
- the smpB gene encoding SsrA-binding protein SmpB, with protein MKKKDPGGKVVCTNKKAYHDYHIEQVLEAGMVLNGPEIKSLRAGKANLKDGYAQVKNNELFLYNVHISPYPYASMTPPDPLRVRKLLLHRREINKLIGKLKEQGYTLVPLKIYLNPQGRAKLALGLAKGKKLYDKRAALKQKETDRELQRVMRRG; from the coding sequence ATGAAAAAGAAAGATCCCGGCGGCAAGGTGGTCTGCACCAACAAAAAGGCTTATCACGATTACCATATCGAGCAGGTGCTGGAGGCCGGCATGGTGCTCAACGGCCCGGAGATCAAGTCGCTGCGGGCGGGCAAGGCCAACCTGAAAGACGGCTATGCCCAGGTAAAGAACAACGAGCTTTTTCTCTACAACGTCCATATCTCGCCCTACCCCTACGCCAGCATGACCCCGCCGGACCCCTTGCGGGTGCGCAAACTGCTGCTGCACCGGCGGGAGATCAACAAGCTGATCGGCAAGCTCAAGGAGCAGGGCTATACCCTGGTACCGCTCAAGATTTACCTCAATCCCCAGGGGCGGGCCAAGCTGGCCCTGGGCCTGGCCAAGGGCAAAAAGCTGTACGACAAACGGGCGGCCTTGAAACAGAAGGAAACCGACCGCGAGCTGCAGCGGGTGATGCGCCGGGGGTAG
- a CDS encoding carboxypeptidase-like regulatory domain-containing protein — protein MRAFSRFTQLLALMMIVFPLFACSSSGGGSSGKSDAFTIKGRIVDADGSGVASATLTIVGKTIATTTTDSGGYWQFKVTGSAVVTPSKAGYLFVPASREISGPDDSGDFTAQLLDASGPAAIAALVANNDTTEAGLWLLLESLGIGVYTPDGYQLLAGSERKEDDFWLYDFQIPMLVSLVQAPTSPFTHLVDELSEVGLEISSEDLLSLYQSVYTIHAETFLVQFLLATGLDFSSMPQEITALQQWLLLLDTVVPPNRTELNDAAPLALNRDASCLISGPALSGWGFVYGASNHAEVIAAEAAFTAINAPLFRSSLDIRLTFTPEIAREGTCGPGEESTLTVEVYSSFVPIPVAVTCGYLTGMQLPGMTGFLEGAEVEWSLSPVLEEHGTVRLPDGSPYLGLASKTDAMGQTSLIYEPHESELMGLGAEVLEPAIIWVTVDAVPALRLAGITDQLFLSLIPPARELETMYVAWYMPGPVQSSGMMTGGGWTSEGQSYNPLGPEGQWTTQTTLTGPYGTLAGSSTYTMPPRPKAEWWEENRFLPWESEPYQLTMSGQQTIIDVLVDTDATYDIVSLIRCENDVPHFDISSCTVNTTTTVTGPDFSHTVTDTSTCEPGEPWPIGNAP, from the coding sequence ATGCGTGCCTTCTCACGATTCACCCAGCTGCTAGCGCTGATGATGATAGTTTTCCCCCTGTTTGCCTGTAGTAGCAGCGGCGGTGGCTCATCCGGCAAAAGTGATGCTTTCACCATCAAGGGCAGGATCGTGGATGCGGATGGCAGCGGGGTGGCGTCGGCCACACTCACGATCGTCGGCAAAACAATCGCGACTACGACCACCGACTCAGGAGGGTACTGGCAATTCAAGGTAACCGGGAGCGCGGTGGTCACACCCAGCAAAGCTGGTTACTTATTTGTTCCTGCATCCAGAGAGATAAGCGGCCCTGACGACAGTGGTGATTTCACCGCGCAGCTTCTTGATGCGTCGGGGCCGGCCGCCATCGCGGCGCTGGTGGCGAATAATGATACAACTGAAGCAGGGTTGTGGTTGCTGCTGGAGTCGCTGGGGATCGGCGTTTATACCCCTGATGGGTATCAACTGCTGGCCGGCTCCGAGAGGAAGGAAGATGATTTCTGGCTCTACGACTTTCAAATCCCCATGCTGGTTTCCCTGGTCCAAGCTCCGACATCCCCCTTTACCCACCTGGTGGACGAGCTCTCCGAGGTCGGCCTCGAAATCAGCTCCGAAGACCTACTGTCACTCTACCAATCGGTATACACTATCCACGCGGAAACTTTCCTCGTTCAGTTTCTGCTTGCGACAGGCCTCGATTTTTCCTCGATGCCGCAGGAGATTACCGCCCTGCAGCAGTGGCTGCTGTTGCTGGATACGGTAGTCCCACCAAACCGTACCGAGCTTAACGATGCCGCTCCGCTGGCTCTTAACCGGGATGCATCCTGCCTGATCTCCGGCCCGGCTCTTTCCGGTTGGGGGTTTGTCTACGGAGCTTCCAACCATGCAGAAGTCATCGCTGCCGAAGCGGCTTTCACCGCGATCAACGCCCCGTTGTTCCGCTCATCCCTGGACATTCGGCTGACTTTTACCCCGGAGATTGCGCGCGAAGGTACCTGTGGCCCCGGTGAAGAGTCCACGCTCACCGTCGAGGTATATTCGTCGTTTGTCCCGATTCCGGTGGCGGTCACCTGTGGCTATTTAACCGGGATGCAACTGCCTGGTATGACCGGCTTTCTCGAAGGCGCAGAGGTGGAGTGGTCGCTGTCGCCCGTGCTAGAGGAGCATGGCACGGTGCGCTTGCCGGACGGCTCCCCCTACTTGGGGCTTGCCAGCAAAACGGACGCCATGGGCCAAACCAGCCTTATTTACGAGCCCCATGAGTCCGAGCTGATGGGCTTAGGGGCCGAGGTGCTTGAGCCCGCAATTATTTGGGTAACGGTTGACGCCGTTCCAGCCCTGAGACTCGCAGGAATCACCGACCAGTTGTTCCTTTCGCTTATCCCGCCAGCCAGGGAACTCGAGACAATGTATGTGGCATGGTACATGCCTGGGCCGGTTCAGTCCTCCGGGATGATGACTGGAGGCGGATGGACATCGGAAGGACAAAGCTACAACCCGCTTGGCCCGGAGGGGCAATGGACAACCCAGACAACCCTTACCGGCCCTTACGGCACCCTTGCCGGCAGTTCCACCTACACGATGCCGCCACGGCCCAAGGCGGAGTGGTGGGAAGAAAACAGGTTCCTGCCGTGGGAGTCGGAACCGTACCAACTGACGATGAGCGGACAACAAACCATTATTGACGTGCTAGTGGATACAGATGCCACCTACGATATAGTCTCGTTGATCCGGTGCGAAAACGATGTTCCACACTTTGACATTTCCTCATGCACCGTAAACACGACCACGACGGTCACCGGACCCGATTTCTCACATACCGTGACCGACACGAGCACATGCGAACCCGGTGAGCCCTGGCCCATAGGAAACGCACCCTGA
- a CDS encoding GspE/PulE family protein: MRYLHDTALLADLLYDRRLLNKQQVHFFREKAASQLQALNKSAGARKRRAGPESAGRPDLLDALLSFRFENGDKPGEVLSEEQVIRAVAEACGMPFKKLDPLELELAVVTKTIPRGFAVKHLILPLAIKNGVLEVAIHDPENCGVLGEIERAVQMTVRPCLATRSDILRMLQEFFNFQSSISAAEDNLAGPGVDLGNLEQYVKVASSEEAASTDRHITTAVDHLFNYAFEQRASDIHIEPKRENSLVRLRIDGALHTVYQLPKVVHAAVVSRIKSLSRLNIAEKRRPQDGRIKIDRGGREAEIRVSTIPVAFGEKAVLRILDPEVLFQNLQASGFSSRDYQCYRQMIHAPHGMILITGPTGSGKSTTLYSTLKEIASPEINIVTIEDPVEMVHEEFNQIAVQAQTGVTFASVLRNILRQDPDVIMVGEIRDRETATNAIQAALTGHLVFSTLHTNDAVSSVTRLVDLGIQPFLAVSTLLGIMAQRLVRRICPHCVESYSMPAVELRALNLPVSEEEGDQLTLQRGKGCRACRNTGYLGRCGVFEVFEISDEVRRLIAARAGEDEIRAQARREGMLTLREDAWSKVKQGITTLDEALRVTT, encoded by the coding sequence TTGCGATATTTACACGACACGGCGCTGCTGGCCGACCTGCTTTACGACCGGCGCCTGCTCAACAAGCAGCAGGTACATTTTTTCCGGGAGAAGGCGGCAAGCCAGTTGCAAGCCCTGAACAAATCCGCCGGCGCCCGCAAACGGCGGGCAGGTCCTGAAAGCGCCGGCCGCCCGGACCTGCTTGATGCCCTGCTCTCTTTTCGCTTTGAAAACGGGGACAAACCCGGCGAGGTGCTGAGCGAAGAACAGGTAATCCGGGCGGTGGCCGAAGCCTGCGGAATGCCGTTCAAGAAGCTTGACCCGCTGGAGCTGGAGCTGGCGGTGGTCACCAAGACCATCCCGCGCGGTTTTGCGGTTAAACACCTGATTCTGCCGCTGGCCATTAAAAACGGGGTGCTGGAGGTGGCGATCCACGACCCCGAAAATTGCGGGGTCCTTGGCGAGATCGAGCGGGCGGTACAAATGACGGTGCGGCCCTGCCTGGCCACCCGCAGCGATATTCTGCGGATGCTGCAGGAGTTTTTCAACTTTCAAAGCTCGATCTCCGCCGCCGAGGATAACCTGGCCGGCCCCGGGGTCGACCTGGGCAACCTGGAACAGTATGTCAAGGTGGCCTCTTCCGAAGAGGCCGCCTCCACCGACCGCCATATCACCACGGCGGTGGACCATCTCTTCAACTACGCCTTCGAGCAGCGGGCCAGCGATATTCATATCGAGCCCAAAAGGGAAAACAGCCTGGTACGGTTGCGCATCGACGGCGCCCTGCACACCGTCTACCAACTGCCCAAGGTGGTGCACGCGGCGGTGGTTTCCCGCATTAAGTCGCTGTCTCGGCTTAATATTGCCGAAAAACGGCGCCCCCAGGACGGGCGGATCAAGATCGACCGGGGCGGCCGGGAGGCGGAAATCCGGGTTTCCACCATCCCGGTGGCCTTCGGCGAAAAGGCGGTGCTGCGGATTCTCGACCCCGAGGTGCTGTTCCAGAATCTGCAGGCAAGCGGCTTTTCTTCCCGGGACTACCAGTGTTACCGGCAGATGATCCACGCCCCCCACGGCATGATCTTAATCACCGGCCCCACCGGCAGCGGCAAATCCACCACCCTTTATTCCACCTTGAAAGAGATCGCCTCTCCCGAGATCAATATCGTGACCATCGAAGACCCGGTGGAGATGGTGCATGAAGAGTTCAACCAGATCGCGGTGCAGGCCCAGACCGGGGTAACCTTCGCTTCGGTGCTGCGCAACATCCTGCGCCAGGACCCGGATGTAATCATGGTCGGCGAGATCCGCGACCGGGAAACCGCCACCAACGCCATCCAGGCCGCCCTGACCGGCCACCTGGTCTTCTCCACCCTGCACACCAACGATGCCGTTTCCTCGGTGACCCGACTGGTGGACCTGGGCATTCAACCCTTCCTGGCCGTCTCCACCCTGCTGGGGATCATGGCCCAGCGCCTGGTGCGGCGTATCTGCCCCCATTGCGTGGAAAGCTACAGCATGCCGGCGGTGGAGTTGCGAGCTTTAAATTTGCCTGTAAGCGAGGAAGAGGGCGACCAGTTGACCCTGCAGAGAGGCAAGGGCTGCCGCGCCTGCCGCAATACCGGCTACCTGGGCCGTTGCGGGGTGTTCGAGGTCTTTGAGATCAGCGATGAGGTGCGCCGGCTGATCGCCGCCCGGGCCGGCGAAGACGAAATCCGGGCCCAGGCCCGCCGGGAAGGAATGCTGACCCTGCGGGAGGATGCCTGGAGCAAGGTAAAACAGGGCATCACCACCCTGGACGAGGCCTTAAGGGTCACCACCTGA
- a CDS encoding OmcA/MtrC family decaheme c-type cytochrome, with protein sequence MKKKWYLGRLLAIGLLGGSLALFGCSGDDGKKGAAGADGADGIDGVDGIPGPPGPAGESLSIKASDAHQAMRAASVWGSEIDEVTVNNGEITITFTIDDARYDAAPEAVNAEITIAKWVESEGSWINLLQRSVGGGDDARVIRGGNLRVDNPLAKIPGVEVDGGRQFTYTYASDSDGRFGVSAGTPLDFTNAPLWRGADDQDPAYYCDDDADCATYVQGLIDKINADGAWEANGTYRVAVTGRDRDADYVRFAAVADVTLAGGSVDDVGAPAPTNQIAQSSCTTCHGERLAFPRNKVHGEQRPNVNVCFNCHNSYTFDADASVAAADGWVNISMLNMIHKIHSGIEGYTVDGYEYEDVSFPDWTFARPGNTKNCVACHVEDEGYGGGWNSLAKRNQSCLTCHGEGGYDDVVFGLHGENLPSGNCLECHSTAGVQYADRWHGISERQDELLAQQEDYFFKLISVENAVAGSDATVTWQLVDAEGEPYELGTDITIGGVRVQLGWGLDDGLADDWINDPADRGRPVREGDHAIQADDVTVVTTMETLPGVATAGLRGFVALQSNITVDGVNLFPTAVVQPFVLTAALVEEDDFADLRRNTVNASTVGGRGGSCLSCHGTIVYHGGAGWSANNNIQACVTCHSAGSVTVGTNRSWVEPGDSYDMMYLMHMIHSSEDNLNTESPLLYPNDMPGRCHACHTGSDNDALGNPINVNVYMEGAETNCNLCHAGAVNPGRLGVVSDWNEDYDGPGNGGANTPMASLCFSCHQNWDDYNAARFHMTNLGGDLIGGVDIDAESMEGCATCHGTLRP encoded by the coding sequence TATGGGGTTCGGAAATCGACGAAGTTACGGTTAACAATGGTGAAATTACCATAACTTTTACCATTGATGATGCTCGTTACGATGCGGCCCCGGAGGCGGTAAATGCCGAAATCACCATTGCCAAATGGGTAGAGAGTGAGGGTTCCTGGATCAACTTGCTGCAGCGAAGTGTAGGTGGTGGCGATGACGCCCGGGTAATCCGTGGCGGCAATCTCCGGGTGGACAATCCGCTGGCCAAAATCCCGGGGGTTGAAGTTGATGGTGGCCGGCAGTTTACTTACACCTACGCCAGTGACAGCGACGGTCGGTTTGGTGTCTCCGCCGGGACCCCGCTCGACTTCACCAACGCTCCATTGTGGCGCGGTGCGGACGACCAGGATCCTGCTTACTACTGCGATGATGATGCTGATTGTGCAACCTACGTGCAGGGCCTGATCGACAAGATCAATGCCGACGGTGCCTGGGAAGCCAATGGCACTTATCGGGTGGCGGTAACCGGACGTGATCGGGATGCCGACTATGTTAGGTTTGCCGCCGTGGCCGATGTTACCCTGGCTGGTGGTAGCGTGGATGATGTTGGCGCGCCGGCACCCACCAACCAGATTGCGCAAAGTTCCTGTACCACCTGCCATGGTGAGCGCCTGGCGTTCCCCCGCAACAAGGTACATGGTGAGCAACGGCCGAACGTTAACGTCTGCTTCAACTGCCACAACAGCTACACTTTTGACGCTGACGCCTCTGTGGCCGCGGCCGACGGTTGGGTCAACATCAGCATGCTCAACATGATTCACAAGATCCACAGTGGGATCGAAGGCTACACCGTGGATGGCTACGAGTATGAAGATGTTTCCTTCCCCGACTGGACTTTTGCCCGGCCCGGCAACACTAAAAACTGTGTGGCCTGCCACGTGGAAGATGAAGGCTACGGTGGTGGCTGGAACAGCCTGGCCAAGCGTAACCAGTCCTGCCTCACCTGCCACGGCGAGGGCGGCTATGATGACGTGGTTTTCGGTTTGCACGGCGAAAACCTCCCCTCTGGCAATTGCCTCGAGTGTCATAGCACCGCCGGTGTCCAGTACGCTGACCGGTGGCATGGCATCAGCGAGCGCCAGGATGAACTGCTGGCCCAGCAGGAAGATTATTTCTTTAAGTTGATCAGCGTTGAAAATGCTGTGGCTGGCAGTGATGCCACGGTCACCTGGCAACTGGTCGACGCCGAAGGTGAACCTTACGAGTTGGGCACTGACATCACCATTGGTGGGGTAAGGGTACAGCTTGGCTGGGGTCTGGACGACGGTCTGGCCGACGACTGGATCAACGATCCTGCTGATCGTGGTCGCCCGGTTCGTGAGGGTGACCACGCCATTCAGGCTGATGACGTAACGGTTGTTACCACCATGGAGACTCTTCCTGGCGTAGCAACTGCCGGCTTGCGCGGCTTTGTGGCCCTGCAGAGCAACATCACCGTTGACGGGGTCAACCTGTTCCCCACCGCCGTGGTTCAGCCCTTTGTACTTACGGCAGCCTTGGTTGAAGAAGATGACTTTGCCGACTTGCGTCGCAACACCGTTAATGCCAGCACCGTTGGCGGTCGCGGTGGTAGCTGCCTGAGCTGTCACGGTACCATTGTCTATCATGGCGGTGCCGGCTGGAGTGCCAATAACAACATCCAGGCCTGTGTCACCTGCCACAGCGCCGGCTCTGTAACCGTCGGCACCAACCGTAGCTGGGTAGAGCCTGGTGACTCCTATGACATGATGTACCTCATGCACATGATTCACTCCTCGGAAGATAATCTGAATACCGAGTCGCCGTTGTTGTACCCCAACGACATGCCTGGCCGTTGCCACGCCTGCCATACCGGTAGCGACAACGATGCCCTTGGCAACCCCATCAACGTGAATGTGTACATGGAAGGTGCAGAGACCAACTGCAACCTCTGTCACGCTGGTGCGGTCAACCCGGGTCGCCTTGGGGTAGTTTCCGACTGGAATGAAGATTATGATGGGCCTGGCAACGGTGGTGCCAATACCCCCATGGCATCTCTCTGCTTCTCCTGTCATCAGAACTGGGATGACTACAATGCAGCCCGGTTCCACATGACCAATCTCGGCGGCGACCTGATTGGTGGTGTGGACATTGACGCTGAGAGCATGGAGGGTTGTGCTACCTGCCACGGTACATTGCGCCCGTAG